The following are encoded together in the Vibrio zhugei genome:
- the rimK gene encoding 30S ribosomal protein S6--L-glutamate ligase has translation MKIGILSRNANLYSTQRLIEASQARGHEVKVIDALRCYMNINSKQPQIHCKGEELNDFDAIIPRIGASVTFYGTAVLRQFETMNVYTLNESIAISRSRDKLRSMQLLSHRGLGMPITGFANKPDDVKDLLAMVGGAPVVIKLLEGTQGIGVVLAETRKAAESVIEAFMGLKANIMVQEYIQESAGADIRCFVLGDTVIAAMKRQGAEGEFRSNLHRGGSASLIEITEEEAQTAIAAAKVMGLKVAGVDLLRSARGPLIMEVNSSPGLEGIEKSTGKDIAGMIIDFIEKEKQSSGLHYGE, from the coding sequence ATGAAAATTGGAATACTGTCACGCAACGCCAACCTCTATTCCACCCAACGACTCATTGAAGCGAGTCAAGCACGTGGACACGAAGTCAAAGTGATTGATGCGCTGCGCTGTTATATGAACATTAACTCCAAACAGCCGCAAATTCACTGTAAAGGCGAAGAGTTGAATGATTTTGATGCCATCATTCCGCGTATCGGAGCTTCCGTCACCTTTTACGGCACGGCAGTACTGCGCCAATTTGAAACGATGAATGTCTATACGTTAAATGAATCGATTGCCATCAGTCGCTCACGCGACAAGCTACGTTCAATGCAACTGTTATCGCATCGGGGTTTAGGGATGCCAATTACAGGCTTTGCCAATAAACCCGACGATGTCAAAGATCTGTTGGCGATGGTCGGCGGCGCTCCGGTTGTGATCAAACTTCTCGAGGGTACTCAAGGGATTGGGGTCGTACTCGCGGAAACACGCAAAGCGGCGGAAAGTGTTATTGAAGCGTTCATGGGACTCAAAGCCAATATCATGGTGCAAGAGTACATCCAAGAATCCGCTGGCGCGGATATCCGTTGCTTTGTATTAGGAGACACCGTGATTGCAGCAATGAAGCGACAAGGAGCTGAAGGTGAGTTTCGCTCTAACTTACATCGCGGCGGTTCTGCTTCCTTAATTGAGATTACCGAAGAAGAGGCTCAGACAGCGATTGCCGCCGCCAAGGTAATGGGGTTAAAAGTCGCTGGAGTCGATTTGTTACGTTCAGCACGTGGCCCACTGATCATGGAAGTGAATTCTTCCCCTGGGTTAGAAGGCATCGAAAAATCAACTGGCAAAGACATTGCAGGTATGATCATCGACTTCATTGAAAAAGAAAAACAGTCTTCAGGACTCCACTATGGCGAATAA
- a CDS encoding succinylglutamate desuccinylase/aspartoacylase family protein: protein MANKTQHTKPAFHILGQSIPAGTRVITELEVAKLYTNTPLSIPIEILHGASPGPVMLVNAAIHGDELNGVEIVRQLVESIDPMKLKGTLIAVPVVNVFGFIHKSRYLPDRRDLNRSFPGSEKGSLASRMAYTFFTEIAKSCQYIIDLHTGAQHRTNLPQIRADLSDEETLRIAGAFGTPVTIDSPLRDGSLRSEAGKLGVSVLTYEAGEALRFDPIAIQAGLQGIKRTMQAVGMLRKSRKAFPSTFISTSTNWVRADTDGIVRSLVSLGDKVEKDQILAYINSPLGATKSDLKAAKGGIVIGQQTLPLVNEGDALFNLAYFDHDDHEVEQLVEEFIEDISDMELEGPKTGEL, encoded by the coding sequence ATGGCGAATAAAACACAGCATACCAAGCCCGCTTTTCATATTTTAGGGCAATCCATTCCCGCGGGAACGCGAGTGATTACTGAATTAGAAGTGGCAAAATTGTATACCAATACGCCACTGTCGATTCCGATTGAGATTTTACATGGCGCCTCACCGGGGCCAGTCATGCTGGTCAATGCCGCCATTCATGGTGATGAGCTCAATGGTGTGGAAATTGTGCGGCAATTGGTCGAAAGTATCGATCCAATGAAACTCAAAGGAACACTGATTGCGGTTCCAGTGGTGAACGTATTTGGTTTTATCCATAAATCGCGTTATCTCCCAGATAGACGCGATTTAAATCGCAGCTTTCCCGGCAGTGAAAAAGGGTCGCTAGCCTCACGTATGGCCTACACCTTTTTCACTGAAATTGCCAAATCATGCCAATATATTATTGATTTACATACCGGGGCCCAACACCGGACCAACCTACCACAAATCCGTGCGGATCTCAGTGATGAGGAAACTTTGCGTATTGCTGGGGCGTTTGGCACGCCAGTGACCATTGATTCACCGCTACGCGATGGCTCTTTGCGTAGCGAAGCAGGAAAGCTGGGCGTGAGTGTTTTAACCTATGAGGCAGGAGAAGCCTTACGTTTTGATCCCATTGCGATTCAAGCGGGCTTACAAGGCATTAAACGCACAATGCAAGCGGTAGGCATGCTAAGAAAAAGCCGCAAAGCCTTTCCATCGACATTCATCTCCACCTCCACCAATTGGGTTCGTGCCGATACGGATGGCATTGTTCGCTCACTGGTGTCATTAGGCGATAAAGTCGAAAAAGATCAGATTCTTGCGTACATAAACTCACCACTAGGCGCTACGAAGTCGGACTTAAAAGCGGCCAAAGGCGGCATTGTGATCGGTCAGCAAACCTTACCGCTGGTCAACGAAGGCGATGCACTCTTCAATTTG
- a CDS encoding aminoacyl-histidine dipeptidase yields the protein MSEFHSEISQLSPAPVWQFFDKICSIPHPSKHEEQLAQYIIEWATQEGLTVRRDTIGNVFIKKPATPGMENKKKVVLQAHLDMVPQKNEDTEHDFTRDPIQPYIDGEWVTAKGTTLGSDNGIGMASCLAVLAASDIKHGPIEVLLTIDEEAGMTGAFGLQEGWLEGDILLNTDSEQEGEVYMGCAGGVDATLTFPIVRDALPADFVTRQLTLKGLKGGHSGADIHTGRANANKLLARFLADYTADLDYRLIEFRGGSLRNAIPRESFAVIAVPAKQADALDNAYRAFGEVVATELQKIETTITLLNDAHETDQAAFSVESQRAFVAGLNACPNGVVRMSDEIAGVVETSLNVGVITTDHDHATVLCLVRSLIDSGRQQVEGTLTSLAHLANADVTFAGAYPGWKPDADSEIMHIFRDMYEGIYGHKPNIMVIHAGLECGLFKKPYPEMDMISFGPTIKFPHSPDEKVKIDTVGLFWQQMITLLENIPNKA from the coding sequence GTGTCTGAATTCCATTCTGAAATAAGCCAGTTATCCCCTGCCCCTGTTTGGCAGTTTTTCGACAAAATCTGTTCGATTCCACATCCATCTAAGCATGAAGAGCAACTCGCTCAATACATTATTGAATGGGCGACTCAAGAAGGGCTTACCGTACGCCGAGATACTATCGGTAACGTGTTTATTAAAAAGCCAGCCACGCCAGGCATGGAGAATAAAAAGAAAGTCGTTCTGCAAGCGCATTTAGATATGGTGCCGCAAAAGAATGAAGATACCGAACACGACTTTACTCGAGATCCGATTCAGCCATACATTGATGGTGAATGGGTTACCGCCAAAGGCACCACGTTAGGTTCAGACAATGGGATTGGTATGGCGTCCTGTTTAGCGGTTCTAGCCGCGAGCGATATTAAACATGGTCCGATTGAAGTGTTGCTCACCATTGACGAAGAAGCGGGCATGACGGGCGCTTTTGGCCTACAAGAAGGCTGGCTTGAAGGCGACATTTTATTAAATACAGACTCTGAACAGGAAGGCGAAGTCTACATGGGCTGCGCGGGTGGTGTCGATGCCACGCTCACCTTCCCAATTGTTCGTGACGCACTGCCAGCGGATTTCGTGACACGTCAATTGACACTTAAAGGATTGAAAGGTGGCCATTCTGGCGCGGATATCCATACAGGCAGAGCGAATGCCAATAAACTGCTTGCGCGTTTCCTTGCCGATTATACCGCCGACCTTGATTACCGCTTGATCGAATTCCGTGGTGGTAGCCTGCGCAATGCAATCCCTCGCGAGTCGTTTGCCGTTATCGCCGTCCCAGCCAAGCAAGCAGACGCATTAGATAACGCCTATCGCGCCTTTGGCGAAGTCGTTGCCACAGAATTACAAAAAATTGAAACGACCATCACGCTCTTAAACGATGCGCATGAAACAGACCAAGCCGCTTTTTCTGTTGAATCTCAACGCGCGTTCGTTGCAGGATTAAATGCGTGTCCAAACGGTGTGGTTCGCATGAGCGATGAGATTGCAGGTGTCGTAGAAACCTCGCTTAACGTGGGGGTCATTACCACTGACCATGACCATGCCACCGTATTATGCTTGGTTCGCTCTCTGATTGATTCAGGTCGTCAACAAGTTGAAGGCACTCTGACATCGTTAGCTCACTTAGCCAATGCCGACGTCACGTTTGCTGGTGCCTATCCTGGCTGGAAACCGGACGCGGATTCAGAAATCATGCATATTTTCCGTGATATGTACGAAGGCATCTATGGACACAAGCCAAACATCATGGTCATTCATGCCGGATTGGAATGCGGCCTATTTAAGAAACCTTACCCAGAGATGGATATGATTTCATTTGGGCCGACCATTAAGTTCCCTCATTCTCCAGATGAAAAAGTTAAAATCGACACTGTCGGTTTGTTCTGGCAGCAAATGATTACACTACTTGAAAATATTCCTAACAAAGCTTAA
- a CDS encoding glutamate-5-semialdehyde dehydrogenase — protein MDLMNMGKAAKDAAFQLAVTSTEQKNRALALIADELEANADTILAANKRDIIAGQPAGLSEAMLDRLLLTPERLTAIANDVRQVIVLNDPVGSEVDSKVLGNGMSLARRRVPLGVIGVIYEARPNVTIDIAALCLKTGNASILRGGKETFASNMELVKVIQSALEKAELPAASVQYIEQPDRELVSQLLTMDDYVDMIIPRGGAGLHKMCKENSSIPVIIGGFGISHMFIDATADLTRSLAVVDNAKTQRPSACNSLDTLLIHESVAEAFCPMLLATLGERVTFVADRSALPLLQNAPKIRAAQEGDFDTEWLDYVLGVKVVANVQEAIEHMRVHNASHSDAIMTNSLDNAEAFINSAGSAAVYVNASTRFTDGAQFGLGAEVAVSTQKLHARGPMGLEELTSYKWVGKADYLVRN, from the coding sequence GTGGATTTAATGAATATGGGGAAAGCGGCGAAAGATGCGGCTTTTCAATTAGCGGTCACCTCAACCGAGCAGAAAAATCGCGCTTTGGCGCTGATTGCTGATGAGTTAGAAGCCAATGCTGACACGATTTTGGCGGCGAATAAGCGAGACATTATCGCAGGCCAACCGGCCGGCTTAAGTGAGGCGATGCTTGACCGCCTGCTGCTGACACCTGAGCGCCTGACGGCAATCGCGAACGATGTTCGTCAGGTGATTGTGCTCAACGATCCGGTGGGCAGTGAAGTGGACAGTAAAGTGCTCGGTAATGGTATGTCTTTGGCTCGCCGCCGCGTGCCTCTAGGGGTGATTGGTGTGATTTATGAAGCGCGCCCCAATGTGACCATCGACATCGCTGCCTTATGCTTAAAAACGGGCAATGCCAGTATTTTACGTGGTGGTAAAGAAACGTTTGCTTCCAATATGGAGTTGGTCAAGGTGATTCAAAGCGCTTTAGAAAAAGCGGAGCTACCAGCCGCTTCTGTGCAATATATTGAACAACCGGATCGCGAACTGGTGTCACAGTTGCTTACAATGGATGACTATGTGGATATGATCATTCCACGTGGTGGGGCAGGCCTGCACAAAATGTGCAAAGAAAACAGTTCCATCCCCGTGATTATTGGGGGCTTCGGTATCAGTCATATGTTTATCGATGCTACTGCGGATCTCACGCGTTCGCTTGCCGTGGTTGATAATGCCAAAACACAGCGTCCTTCAGCGTGTAATTCATTAGATACATTATTAATTCATGAATCCGTGGCGGAGGCGTTTTGCCCAATGCTATTGGCCACCCTCGGTGAGCGAGTGACGTTTGTTGCAGACCGCTCTGCGTTACCTTTACTGCAAAATGCGCCGAAAATTCGAGCGGCTCAAGAAGGCGATTTCGATACGGAGTGGTTGGATTATGTGTTAGGCGTGAAAGTCGTAGCCAATGTACAGGAAGCGATTGAGCATATGCGTGTTCATAACGCTAGCCATTCGGACGCCATTATGACCAATAGCCTAGATAATGCGGAAGCGTTTATTAATTCTGCCGGGTCTGCCGCCGTATATGTGAATGCGTCGACGCGCTTTACCGATGGTGCTCAATTTGGTCTCGGAGCCGAAGTGGCGGTCTCTACTCAGAAACTGCATGCTCGTGGCCCAATGGGACTCGAAGAGTTGACCAGCTATAAATGGGTCGGCAAAGCGGATTATCTCGTACGGAACTAG
- the frsA gene encoding esterase FrsA: MSEEKSKNLSETLFNKHQQAKETSTLTSYLPSSRDLLEHKRQQEGLAWYRTIPCLQWAWQGINVLEQQEVLARIAASPHSRSEEQWLDTVMGYHSGNWAFEWNRMAMRHQQAAKDKQGDSAAEAYFNAALCYSIAGYPHLKMDNLAKQSENLANTAYDMAANHSSHTIKRLEFPFQNKKIIGHLHLANTDSPKPVVIVSAGLDSLQTDMWRLFRDYLAKRDIAMLTVDMPGIGHSASWNVTENTSILHQEVLSQLADLPWVDHRRVGLVGFRFGGNAMARLSFLEPERIKACVTLGAPIHDVFVTREKLTKMPKMYLDILASRIDKKAIDINSMSGQMMAWSLKVQGFLSSRRTKVPILALGLEGDVVSPLSDNRLLALFSLGGSAKQIKSKTISQGYEQSLEMAMKWLEDELYR, from the coding sequence ATGTCGGAAGAGAAAAGTAAAAACCTGTCTGAAACGTTGTTTAATAAACACCAGCAAGCCAAAGAAACCTCAACACTGACGAGTTACTTACCGAGCAGTCGAGACTTGCTTGAGCATAAGCGACAGCAAGAAGGGTTGGCATGGTATCGAACGATTCCGTGTTTGCAATGGGCTTGGCAGGGCATCAATGTCTTGGAGCAACAGGAAGTCTTGGCGCGTATCGCGGCCTCTCCTCACTCGCGTAGTGAAGAGCAATGGCTGGATACGGTCATGGGCTATCATTCTGGAAACTGGGCGTTTGAGTGGAATCGTATGGCCATGCGTCACCAGCAAGCGGCCAAAGATAAACAAGGCGATAGCGCCGCAGAAGCGTACTTTAACGCCGCGTTATGCTATAGCATTGCGGGTTACCCCCACTTAAAAATGGACAATTTAGCCAAGCAATCGGAAAATTTAGCCAATACAGCCTATGACATGGCCGCCAACCATTCTAGCCATACGATTAAGCGTCTCGAGTTTCCTTTCCAAAATAAAAAAATTATCGGACATTTGCATTTAGCCAACACCGACTCTCCAAAACCGGTTGTCATTGTTAGTGCCGGGCTGGATAGTTTACAGACGGATATGTGGCGCCTATTTCGAGATTATCTTGCTAAGCGTGATATCGCCATGCTCACCGTTGATATGCCGGGAATTGGCCACAGTGCTTCTTGGAATGTCACAGAAAATACCTCGATCTTGCATCAAGAGGTACTCAGTCAACTGGCGGATTTGCCTTGGGTTGATCATCGGCGAGTTGGGCTTGTCGGATTCCGATTCGGAGGTAACGCGATGGCTCGCTTGAGTTTTCTTGAACCCGAGCGTATTAAAGCGTGTGTGACCTTGGGCGCGCCGATTCACGATGTGTTTGTGACTCGAGAAAAACTGACGAAAATGCCGAAAATGTATCTGGATATTCTTGCGTCACGTATTGATAAAAAAGCCATTGATATCAATAGCATGTCAGGACAAATGATGGCTTGGTCGTTAAAAGTACAAGGCTTTTTGTCGAGTCGCCGTACTAAGGTGCCTATTTTGGCGCTAGGGCTGGAAGGCGACGTTGTCTCACCCCTGTCAGATAATCGACTTTTAGCGCTCTTTAGTCTAGGAGGCAGCGCTAAGCAAATAAAAAGTAAAACTATTTCTCAAGGCTATGAGCAATCCCTCGAAATGGCGATGAAATGGTTGGAAGACGAACTTTATAGATGA
- the gpt gene encoding xanthine phosphoribosyltransferase, with translation MSKKFVITWDNMQSYCRQLSEKQMPAEQWKGILGVSRGGLVPAAILARELGIRYVDTICISSYDHDHQRDMNVLKAPEHDGEGFLIVDDLVDSGDTARKIREMYPKAKFVTVCAKPAGKDLVDEYVVDIPQDTWIEQPWDLSLSFVEPINRKQK, from the coding sequence ATGAGCAAAAAATTCGTTATCACTTGGGACAACATGCAGTCATACTGCCGCCAGTTATCTGAAAAGCAAATGCCTGCAGAGCAGTGGAAAGGCATTCTTGGTGTCAGCCGTGGTGGTTTAGTGCCTGCTGCTATTCTCGCTCGTGAATTGGGTATACGCTATGTTGATACGATTTGTATTTCAAGCTACGACCACGATCACCAACGTGATATGAATGTTCTCAAAGCCCCAGAGCATGATGGAGAAGGTTTCCTGATTGTGGACGATTTAGTCGACAGTGGTGATACCGCACGTAAAATTCGCGAAATGTACCCTAAAGCGAAATTTGTGACTGTCTGTGCGAAACCTGCGGGTAAAGATTTGGTGGATGAATACGTTGTTGATATTCCACAAGATACGTGGATTGAACAGCCATGGGATCTATCGTTGTCGTTTGTTGAACCTATCAATCGCAAGCAAAAATAA
- a CDS encoding NCS2 family permease, with translation MLERLFKLREHGTTVRTEIIAGMTTFLTMAYIIFVNPSLLAQTGMDQGAVFVATCVAAAIGCFIMGIYANYPIAQAPGMGLNAFFTFSVVNGMGYTWEVALAAVFCSGVLFILLSLFRIREWIINSIPMSLRTGIAAGIGLFLAFIALQSAGIIVGNPGTLIGLGDMTSQKCFFAAIGFVLTVALVHRNVKGAVMISILAVTLLGILFGDVQWHGVMDMPPSVAPTFMQLDFSGVFQVGMISVVFAFLFVDLFDTAGTLVGVASKAGLIKEDGKLPRLNRALLADSTATSIGALLGTSNTTSYVESTSGVAAGGRTGLTAVVVGIFFLLALFFSPLAGMIPAYATSGALLYVAVLMLSGLAHIDWNDITESAPAAITCIMMPLTYSIAEGISFGFIAYAVIKLLSGKRHDVSASVWLMAVIFTIKFIAG, from the coding sequence ATGCTGGAACGCTTATTTAAGTTACGCGAACATGGAACGACCGTTCGTACCGAAATCATTGCAGGAATGACCACATTCCTTACAATGGCCTATATCATTTTTGTTAACCCATCGTTGCTGGCGCAAACCGGTATGGACCAAGGCGCTGTCTTTGTCGCCACGTGTGTTGCGGCGGCGATTGGTTGCTTTATTATGGGTATTTACGCGAACTATCCTATTGCTCAGGCGCCAGGAATGGGCTTGAACGCCTTTTTTACGTTTTCTGTCGTTAATGGGATGGGGTATACTTGGGAAGTAGCGCTAGCCGCGGTTTTCTGTTCTGGTGTGCTGTTCATTCTATTGAGTTTGTTTCGTATCCGTGAGTGGATCATCAATTCCATTCCAATGTCCTTGAGAACTGGGATTGCAGCGGGTATCGGCCTTTTCTTAGCATTTATTGCATTGCAAAGCGCAGGGATCATCGTGGGTAACCCAGGAACCCTTATTGGTCTGGGTGATATGACGTCACAGAAATGTTTCTTTGCTGCGATTGGTTTTGTCCTAACAGTGGCGTTAGTGCATCGTAATGTCAAAGGTGCGGTGATGATTTCAATTTTAGCCGTTACGCTGCTTGGTATTCTCTTTGGGGATGTTCAATGGCATGGCGTGATGGATATGCCGCCATCGGTCGCTCCGACGTTCATGCAACTTGATTTTAGCGGCGTATTCCAAGTCGGTATGATTTCGGTTGTTTTTGCTTTCCTATTTGTCGATCTTTTTGATACGGCGGGAACCTTAGTTGGCGTTGCTAGCAAAGCTGGGCTGATCAAAGAAGACGGAAAGTTACCACGCTTAAATCGTGCATTATTAGCCGATTCTACCGCAACCTCTATCGGGGCGTTGCTGGGGACATCGAATACAACGTCTTATGTTGAAAGTACATCAGGGGTCGCAGCAGGAGGTCGGACAGGTTTAACCGCCGTTGTCGTTGGTATTTTCTTCTTACTTGCTTTATTCTTCTCGCCATTAGCTGGAATGATTCCTGCCTATGCAACCTCTGGTGCGTTATTGTATGTTGCGGTATTGATGTTATCCGGCCTTGCGCATATTGATTGGAATGATATAACTGAATCAGCTCCGGCTGCGATCACTTGTATCATGATGCCGTTGACTTATTCGATTGCAGAAGGGATTTCTTTTGGTTTCATCGCGTATGCAGTCATTAAATTGTTGAGTGGAAAAAGACACGATGTCTCAGCCAGTGTTTGGCTAATGGCGGTCATTTTCACGATTAAATTTATTGCTGGGTAA
- the crl gene encoding sigma factor-binding protein Crl, with protein sequence MSEVTKRPTHYRLLAAFKTIGPYLREEWCRDNYYWFDCLAVCVDDSKAPEKREFWGWWMEFNFSEAGFTASYHVGKFNVDGDWVEEEPPEQAMSEIVRTQEDFKVKLVAKLEERFGQTMSYVE encoded by the coding sequence ATGTCTGAGGTAACTAAGCGCCCTACTCATTATCGTCTACTTGCTGCATTTAAGACCATTGGACCTTATTTGCGAGAAGAATGGTGTCGTGATAATTATTATTGGTTTGACTGTTTAGCCGTCTGTGTCGACGATAGCAAAGCGCCTGAAAAACGAGAATTTTGGGGCTGGTGGATGGAGTTTAATTTCAGCGAAGCGGGGTTCACAGCCTCTTATCATGTCGGTAAATTCAATGTCGATGGCGACTGGGTTGAAGAAGAGCCACCAGAACAAGCAATGAGTGAGATTGTGCGTACCCAAGAAGACTTTAAAGTGAAATTAGTCGCTAAGCTGGAAGAGCGCTTTGGACAAACGATGTCCTATGTTGAGTGA
- the proB gene encoding glutamate 5-kinase — protein sequence MTTKQTNITNRQTIVVKLGTSVLTGGTLSLDRAHMVELVRQCAELKKQGHAVVVVSSGAIAAGREHLGFPALPNAMSSKQLLAAVGQSQLIEAWARLFAIYGIKIGQMLLTRADLEDRERFLNARDMIHALVDHDIVPIVNENDAVATNEIKVGDNDNLSALVGILCDADKLLLLTDQKGLFTADPRKDPTAELIKEVKTIDDTLRRIAGDSGTALGTGGMATKLQAADIARRSGIEVIIAAGRAPNVIVESLSDTPQGTRFLPVEASLETRKTWILAGPAPCGTVMIDAGAVDAVEHKGSSLLAKGVIKVEGDFARGGVVRIQNEQHQEIARGIVAYSSADLTKIAGEHSTKIFETLGYDHGSEVIHRDNMVVIQE from the coding sequence ATGACGACGAAGCAAACGAACATCACAAACAGACAGACGATAGTAGTCAAGCTCGGTACCAGTGTGTTGACCGGCGGGACGTTATCTCTCGATCGCGCCCACATGGTCGAGCTTGTTAGGCAATGTGCGGAATTAAAAAAGCAAGGACATGCGGTTGTCGTTGTTTCTTCTGGCGCGATCGCGGCTGGTCGCGAGCATCTTGGTTTTCCTGCGTTACCCAACGCAATGTCGAGTAAACAATTACTGGCGGCTGTCGGACAAAGTCAACTCATCGAAGCATGGGCGCGCTTATTTGCCATTTACGGGATAAAGATTGGTCAAATGCTATTGACCCGAGCGGATCTCGAAGATCGAGAGCGCTTCCTTAATGCTCGCGACATGATTCATGCTTTAGTGGATCATGACATTGTGCCAATTGTGAATGAAAATGACGCCGTGGCGACGAACGAAATAAAAGTCGGCGATAATGACAATCTTTCTGCTTTGGTAGGGATTTTGTGTGATGCGGATAAGCTATTGCTTCTGACTGACCAGAAAGGCTTATTTACCGCGGATCCGCGCAAAGATCCGACGGCCGAATTAATTAAAGAAGTCAAAACCATCGATGATACCCTGCGCCGGATTGCTGGCGATAGCGGCACAGCGTTAGGAACGGGCGGAATGGCCACCAAACTCCAAGCGGCGGACATTGCTCGCCGCTCTGGCATAGAAGTCATTATCGCTGCCGGTCGAGCTCCGAATGTGATTGTTGAATCGTTGAGTGATACACCGCAAGGAACCCGTTTTTTGCCTGTTGAAGCGTCGTTAGAAACGCGCAAAACATGGATTCTCGCAGGGCCCGCGCCTTGTGGCACCGTGATGATTGATGCGGGCGCTGTTGATGCCGTGGAGCATAAGGGTAGTAGCTTACTGGCCAAAGGTGTCATCAAGGTTGAAGGCGATTTTGCTCGGGGCGGGGTGGTGCGCATTCAAAATGAGCAACATCAAGAGATTGCTCGTGGTATCGTGGCGTATTCCAGTGCTGATCTGACGAAAATCGCCGGTGAGCACAGTACCAAAATATTTGAGACCTTAGGTTATGACCATGGTTCTGAAGTCATTCACCGCGATAACATGGTCGTGATTCAGGAGTAA
- the nrdR gene encoding transcriptional regulator NrdR has translation MHCPFCAAIDTKVIDSRLVADGHQVRRRRQCLACHERFTTFETAELVMPRVIKTNGNREPFNEEKMVGGFQRALEKRPVSADAIELAISTIKSKLRATGEREVPSKLIGNLVMEQLKELDKVAYIRFASVYRSFEDVREFGEEIAKLED, from the coding sequence ATGCATTGTCCTTTTTGTGCTGCGATTGATACAAAAGTTATCGATTCTCGATTAGTGGCTGACGGTCATCAAGTGCGCCGTCGCCGTCAATGTTTGGCGTGCCATGAGCGGTTTACTACGTTTGAAACGGCAGAATTAGTCATGCCGCGCGTAATCAAAACCAATGGCAATCGCGAACCTTTTAATGAAGAAAAAATGGTCGGTGGTTTTCAGCGGGCCTTAGAAAAAAGACCAGTGAGTGCGGATGCGATTGAATTGGCGATCAGTACCATAAAATCGAAATTACGTGCGACTGGCGAACGTGAGGTACCGAGTAAATTAATCGGTAATTTAGTAATGGAACAACTCAAAGAACTGGATAAAGTCGCGTATATTCGTTTCGCGTCGGTATATCGTAGCTTTGAGGATGTTCGTGAATTTGGTGAAGAAATCGCCAAGTTGGAAGATTAA
- a CDS encoding ATP-dependent zinc protease yields MNSKTIAGWREYVALPQLGINRIKAKMDTGARTSSLHALHITPYTYNGEQRVTFFLFPDQHDDTIRIECNAAVVEQRSIRNSGGEEEIRYVIMTELQLGEHVFPTEVTLADRTNMGFRMLIGRTAMTNLLVDPKQSFQLSLKEMSV; encoded by the coding sequence ATGAATTCAAAAACAATCGCCGGTTGGCGTGAATATGTTGCCCTACCTCAACTGGGGATTAATCGGATAAAAGCCAAAATGGATACCGGCGCACGCACGTCGAGCCTCCATGCATTACATATCACTCCGTACACTTATAACGGGGAACAACGGGTGACTTTTTTTCTTTTCCCTGATCAACACGATGACACAATTCGTATTGAGTGTAATGCCGCGGTAGTTGAGCAACGCTCCATTCGCAATTCTGGGGGCGAAGAAGAGATACGCTATGTCATTATGACTGAGTTACAACTAGGCGAGCATGTATTTCCAACGGAAGTGACGTTAGCCGATCGAACCAATATGGGATTTCGTATGCTCATTGGACGTACCGCGATGACAAACTTGCTTGTGGATCCGAAACAATCTTTTCAACTATCTCTCAAGGAAATGAGCGTATGA